The genome window CCTATAATACCAGACTATCATTGTCGATCATCATTGATGCCTTATGTCAATTCCCTGCTAAGTCTGTGCTAAATTCGACTTTGCGATCGCCCTGTCAAGTTTGCGAAAGCAATTTAGAATCCCATTCATTACAGCTCGTCCAAATGCCATAATTTATTTTGGCGGGAATCGCTGCTGAGACTGCTCTTTCTAGACGAACCCAGCCATAAGGCGGAATCTGATTTTCAAACGCAGACAAAGCAAAGGATTGGTCAAGCGTTACTAAAAACAAACACATTCTCAATGTAAAAAAACGAAACATGGTCAATCCTCTATCTTACGATCTATATTATGATCGACACAGCGAGCTAAAATACATTTCGATGAATCTTCAAAATCAGATCTCACATAACTCAGCGAACCATCTTTAAGAGAAATCACGGCAAACGAATCCGAGTCCATCTCATGGGGTGTGGAAGTCCAATAATACAATTCTTTAGGCTCCAACAACGGTTGAGCCGCCTCATGGATTCTAAACTTGCCGGATTTATAATCTACCAGTGTGACTACTTCTTTGATGCTCGGGAGACGCCAGGATGTAATGCCTATAAGTTTCACAGCATCCGCCAACTCTTTCGGAGAAGAATTTTCTAAAAGTGTTCTACGATCACATGAGGCTACCGCTTCAGAATGACTTAAACACGGAAACGATTTCGGAGCCCAGCACAATCCAGTAATACCATCGCAAAAACAAATCGTAACCAAAACAATTCTTCTCTCGCTCGCAATCTTCCTAGAAATATTTCCTGCGACAATATCACCAGGAGGATTATTCGTATACTCGAGAGACATAGCATTAACGAAACCACTCACGCAACGAACCCGGCGATCTGAGTCAATAGGTAGGCTCTCCAGAACCCCTTCATCCATCCGCAAACCAAGTACTTCCGAAGAACCGTTGAAACTTACTGAAGTCCAATAAACTTGACCCTCTGGATCTGGAGAGAAAATTGGATGAATGCGGTGGCTATCTTTCTTCGAATAATCGATTAAAGATTGCAGTTCCATCACGTTCGGCACACGCCAATCAAGGCCTGCTTTGCTTAAAGCTGCGCAATAAGCTTGGGCAGATCCTAATGTCTTGTCTTCCTTCCAGGTAAAGGTTTCTTCAGACGGAGTCTGCTCCCAAGTCAATCGAGTCAGTGTATCGAATACTGTACCGGGCCAATAGTTAAACGTTCTATATCGGTTAGCTTGATTTGTTTGATCTCGATAGGCCTCCCGAGGCCAGAGGTCTCGCACAGCCTGAGAGTAACCTGCTAAAGCGTCGGACACATTCAAAAAGACAGAACTCAAACAAGCAGCGATTACAAAGCAACATTTCATTTTTTTCATAAAAACCTCATCTCTTCTCACTGAATGCAGCGCCGACAAGCCTATAAGCGCATAGGAACTGAATCATCTTAAAACTACGCATGCAGGCTACTTACGATCGATACAACGAGTCAACATACATTTCGATCGATCTTCAAAATCGGACTTCACGAAGCTCAACGAACCATCTTTGAGAGAAATCACCGCAAACGAATTCGGGCGCTCCTCGTGCGGCGTGGAGGTCCAATAGTACAACTCTTTAGACTCCAACGATGGCAGAGCTGCCTCATGGATTCTAAACTTGCCGGATTTATAATCTACCAATGTCACTACTTCTTTGATACTTGGAAGACGCCACGATCTAGGGCCAACCTTTTCCGCCATTTCTACGAGCTCTTTCGGCGAAGAATCTTCTAAAAAATGTTTTCTATGATTACATCAAGCTGCCGCTTTAGAGCGACTTAAACATTGAAACGATTTTGGAGCCCAACGCAAACCGGTAATACTATCGCAAAAGCAAATCGTAGCTTTAGCAATTTCGTCATGAGGGCCAATGCCTACAGAAATATTTCCCGCCTCAAGATCATCAGGAGTATTATTCGTGTACTCGAAAGACATGGCGTTCCGGAATCCACTCACGCAACGAACACGTTGTTTCGAATCCGCAGAAAGACTTTCCAGAACCCCTTCATCCATCCGTAAACCGAGTACTTCCGAATAACCCTTGAAACTTACTGAAGTCCAATAAACTTGACTCTTTGCATCTGACGAGAAGATTGGATGAATGCGGCGACCATTTTTTTCCGAGTAATCGACTAAAGACTGCAGTTCCATCACATTCGGGACACGCCAATCAAGGTCTGCTTTGCTCAAACTTACACAATAAGCCTGTGCTGAACCCATCTCAGCATCGCGGCTCCAAACTAGTTTGTCGGATGAGATGGTTTTTTCCCAGATGAGACCCGTGAACAAATCTCGAACCGCATCGTCCTTGTCAGCCAGATATCGTTGAGGCTGATTTGTTGAGTCATCGAAAGCATAGCCCGACAAGAAAAAAGATGTCTGAAAGATAAAAATAAAAAAAGATATTTTCATAGTTAAAGTGCTCATAAACTATCCGATTTAATTGCGTACAATGTAAAGTCGTAAACCACATAGATTAGACCGTCTCTAATGACTGGTGCAGTGGAAACCGTGCCTTGAAGCCGACAAGTCCAAAGCTCTTCTTTTGTTTCTAGATCGAAGGCAACCAACGCACTTGGAACAGGCAAATACAGAGTCGAATTAAACACGCTTGGAGCTAGCAAAAAATAACTACTGGTATTCAATTGCCACTTCTCCTCTCCTGACAGATCATCAAGAGCAAACAATGTGTCATTGCTGCCAAAAACCAACACACGGTCCTTTTCCAAGACCGGTATCTGAAACGAAACATCCGCGCTAAATTCCCAGAGTAATTTCCCATTTGTTGCATTAAATGCGAACACCTCACCCTCTTGTAAACCAACATAAACACTATCTCGAGCAACGACTGGAGAAGATCCAAATCCTTCTAAATTTACAGACCATAAGCTTTCATGCGATCCGGCATCAATCGCGTATAATGTTTGATCCATCGAAGTTATATAAACAATATTTTTATAAATGGCAGGAGAAGAAAACAATGCTCTTTGAGTTGGAAATGACCATAATTTCAGACCTGTACTCGCATTGACAGCGTATAAAGAAAAATCGAGAGAACCCACATAAACCACGCTTCCATTAACAACCGGACTTGACGCCCAAGCCTCAACCTCAAAAGACCATAATTTATTCCCTGTCGAACTATCTAAGGCATACAAATGACCATCTCTCGAAGTAAAATAAATACTTCCCTCGCTAATAGTGGCTGGGAATATCAATGAATCAGTTGCATTAAATCCCCAAGCCGGTAATCCGCTCTGCGCTTGAATCGCATACAAAGCACCCGAAAGCGAACCCACATACACTTGGTCGCTCACGGCAACGGCCCATCCCAACTCTGCAGGATCAGAAAACGTATGTTTCCACTGCACAGTCCCTGAACGAGCGACAGCAAGCAGAGGACTCAAAAAAGACAGTAAAAAAACAAAATAAAAGTGATTTTTGATCATAAAATACATCCTCAAAATAGAACATCTGAAGCGGAAAAACCTAGACGGCACAAAAAGGCATCGAAACTACAAATATCGTAAAACTGTGAAGAAAATTCGGAGATGAAACCACATTGACGCAATAGGCAATTTATCATTACAACCTCCTGGACAATCTAAATTCACAATACACGTAGCGCACACTTCTCTAGTATGGCATCCGAATCTAGAAGAGCTTTCAGCATGAAGAGAAGGAAAAAAGTACGGAAAACACAACAAAAAGAACCACTCCACGACAAGTCGAACACGATCTCCACTGCGAAAACTCAAAACAATTTCACCATCTCTACTCCTGCTTTTGCATTGTTACAGCAACTTTTTTTTCGACGTTAATGTCATTTTTGATGATTCTGACATCTGCATCAATAGCATTCTAAAAAAGATTTAAGAAAGCTCGAAGCACTGCATCACCTAAGAAAACGAGACTATTAAACGGAACAGTTATTTGCTTCCTGCGATCGTACGCATCTTAACGCTGGCTGAATAGGCAAGAGACCATTTTAATTTATAGAAACTTGCAGAGTGCTTGGGGTAAAATTAGCTTACTCATCTCCAGTTCTTACGCATCGAACCGGTAGATTTTCCATTTTCGTCTCAGTATCAAGATCACCACTCATAAAACTAGCCGTCCAAACGAGCCTAGTATTCTTAAAAATCGTTGAAGACAAATAGGAATCAAGCCGGGTCTTTAGAAATACATCGCTGTTTATACTGGGTCTGATGCGACTGTAATCCACCAGCGTTGTGAGGGCTTTAATCGACGGCAAATGCCACTGATATTCCCCTAGTGCCAAGTTATGACAATACTGCTTGGCCATCTCCCAATTGCAAACTCTCTTGGGGGTCCTTTCCCAAACAAGGCCAGTCACTCGATCTTTTATTTGCTTCGTTGTTTCTGTAATCAGACCATTCTGCTCATCGACATAACGTTCTGATGGTTGCATGGACTCACCCCGGACACAATGAACGCTAACGTCTGGGTGCTTCAATAAAACATAGATCGAGGACCCTGATTTAAAGTCAAAAACCCACGCAACACGAGACAAATTGGCACGAGCAGCGGAGGCCCAGTACAACGGATTTGCCTGATCGGAAAAAATTTCTTGATTCGTCATCGGAGCATTAATCCGAGTGTAATCCATCAACGATTGAAGTTCTGTGACGCTTGGAACTCTCCAGTCCGAATAGTTTCCTTTTCGCAACCTTGAACAATAAGACTGCGCCGAGCCACGTGCAGCAGTTGAACTCCAAAATACGTTTCCAGCGGTATTGCTTTGCTCCCAGCTCAAACCCGTAAAATGATCCTGCACGATGAAAGAGTTTTGAGACTCTCCCTCAACGGCGTAGCGGCCCGATTGATGCGTCCCATCTTCATAAGCAGAATAGTTCCAAGGCTGAGCAAGCAGCCCAAAGGATGATGAAAAATATAAAACGTTGACTAAAAAAACTTTAAATTTAAAAACCTTGCCCATAGGATACCTCAACTGTTGCAACGAACACATCAGCCTAGCAAAACATTTTCATTTCTCAGGTATCCTATTCTGAGTGAGATTCAAAGCTTTAAGAATGAAACTCAGCCAAGCTCGGTACTTCCACAAAGCTTAAGTAGATCCAAACGTATTCCGGGTTAAATTGCGAAGCCACATGATCATAGAGCTCGCGCGCTTCTTCTTTCGAAAGGTTCTTAAAAAAATCCGGTTCCGTCTCTACCAAGCCTTGTTCATTGGGAACTTGGAGGTAGTCCAAAGTCGCTTGGAGCATGGGTCTTTGAGTGTAGAGCCAATTTCGAATAATTTCCTGGCAGACTTGGATTTCAGCTTCTGAAGAGCTTTTTTTGAAGCGCTCATGAAGCCTACGTGCTTGGTCTTCTTGCTTCTTACCCAGTTGGAGCAGGACGCTGTTTCCAGCCGCTTTAATACCCATACGCGCATAAAGCGTATCGCGAACTTTTCGTGAGCAAGCAGTAATCATCGCTGTAAAAGTGGGTTCTGAAATTTTCGAGATAATCTGAAGCGAGTTCATTCGGCTCTTCTAAAGACTTTTTGCTTCAAAAACAAGCATTCACGTAAGATCGTTGAGCTTCCAAACTTTATCCCATACCAAACGCGGATTGTGCGTCACCATGAGCACAGTCAATCCAAGTTCTTGATTGAGCTCTTCGATTAAGCGAACGATCCCAGCTCCTGTTGTTTCATCCAAATTACCGGTTGGCTCATCCAATAAAAGCAGTTGCGGCTCGGCCACCAGAGCCCTGGCTAATGCAACTCGTTGCTGCTCGCCTCCTGAGAGCTCGCCGGGTTTGTGATCCCATCGATTCCCAAGACCCACACGTTCAAGCCATTGCTTCGATCGAGAAACGCGATCCGGTGCCCGTTGAAACAGCAAGGGCATGCCCACGTTTTCAAGCGCCGTGAACTCCGGCAAAAGATGGTGAAATTGAAAAACAAATCCAATTTTTTGATTGCGAAATCGTGCCCATTCCGCATCCGTGCTTTGGCTTAAGCTCTGCCCATCGTATCGAATCTCTCCAGAGCAAGGTGCATCCAAGGTCCCAATCAAATGCAGCAGCGTGCTCTTACCCGCTCCCGAAGCTCCCACGATGCTCACACGCTCGCCAGAGGCAACAGAAGCGCTAAAGTCTTTCAAAACCACAATCTTGCGTTCTCGCAAAAAGTAAGATTTGGACAGCTGTTCGAGTTCTAAATTCATTCGTATCGAAGTCCTTCCACCGGCTTTAAGCGAGCTGCCATGAGAGAAGGAGGAATGGTCGCCAAAAAGCTTAGCACCAAAGACCCGAATACAACCCAGCTGACTTCTGCTGGGTTCATTCGAACGGGTATTTGGCTAATGTAGTAAATCTCGGCATCGAGACCAATGCCTAGTTTTTGCAAAAGCCAGCAGCCTCCAATCCCGATCAAAGTCCCCAGTAGAGTCCCAACAGCCCCGATCGATACACCATAAATCACAAAAATTTTCATTACCGAAACATGGGTTGCGCCCATGCTCTTCAAAATAGCGATTTCTTTGCCTTTTTCTAAGACAACCAAAATGAGCGTCACCAAGATCAAAAGACTCGCCATCGCCAAAAGAGTCATTAAAATAATAAACATGGCTACTTTTTCGAGTTTGAGAGCAGAAAATAAAGATCGGTTCATCTCCATCCAGTCCCGCACGTAGAACGGGTACGCTCCAGCGGCTTTTTCGATCTCTTCCCCCACCCAAGCCGCTTCATCCGGGTGATCGATGCGATACTCGACTCCAGAAACCCCCATTCCAAGCCCAAAAAGGCTTTGAGCACTGGCTAAAGCAATATAGGCAAATTTCGAATCGTACTCGTACATGCCCGTTTTAAAAAGGCGAACCACCTTAAAGGTTCGCGTTTTGGGCATCAGCCCCATGGGGCCTAATTCGCCCATCGGACTCACCAAACGAATCGCATCCCCTTCAAAAACGCGCAGGGTTTTGGCCATTTCTTCGCCAATGACAATTCCGTGGGAAGCAATACTTTCATCCGCAATGCCCTTCAACACGCAACCCGTCATGTTGTATTGAGAAGACAACATGCCCTCTCCTAAGACAAAAGGTTGTGCGGACTCGACTCCCTTTAAACGCTTTGTCTTCTCCAAAACCAGGGGATAGTCCGAAAAATCATGGCCGTATTTCATGAGCATCACATGAGGATTTGCACCGAGAATCTTATCGCGAAAATCAGTGGAAAACCCGTTCATCACACTCATGACCAAGATAATGCCTGCACAGGCGGACATAACGGCCAAAATAGAGATAAACCCAATCATGGAAATGGCTTGATGATTTCGCTTAGCCATCATAAAGCGTCTCGCCACAAAAGCTTCACTGGAAAAACTGGGATTCCAGCGCCCTTCCCCCCAAAACAGATAGAAAAACGCGCCGATGACCACCAAAATCAGACCGATTCCGCCCCCCCAAGCAACTCCCATCACAATCTGAAAAGCCGAAGCCTCGTTCATCGAGCACGCATCTTGGGAAAGAGCACCACTTCTCGAATGGAAGCGCTGTTGGTTAAGAGCATCACCAGGCGATCAATCCCGATTCCCTGCCCGGCAGCCGGCGGCATGCCTATTTCAAGCGCCGTCAAGAAATCTTCGTCCATGTCATGCGCTTCATCGTTGCCAGCATGACGTTGCCGCAATTGAGCCTCAAAACGCTCTCGTTGGTCCACCGGATCATTCAATTCCGAAAACGAATTGGCCAACTCCATCCCCCCAATAAAGAGCTCAAATCGGTCTACCACCGCTGCGTCACTATCTCTTCGACGCGCGAGTGGGCTAACCGCTACGGGGAAATCCAGCAAAAATGTCGGCTGTATCAACGTTTTTTCAATTTCATGTTCAAAGACAGCGTAGAGCAAATGCAAGGCCAAATTCCGATTCTGAACCGGATCCTCCCCAATCATCCCGTGTTCTTCGAGGATTTTCTGAGGAGCGTTCGGAGTCACGCAGCGTCCTTCCGCAATCTGAAGGGCCCAGGAAACGTCTTTCGTTTGTTCCAACTCTTGAACTTTTTGTTCCGAAAGCCCAATATGTTCGCCGACCAAACGAGCAATGCTCACACGCCGGAAAGGCTTCTTAAAATCGATTTCATGCTCGCCCCAGAAGATTTTAGCCTCTTCGCTGACCAAGAGGGCCAACTCTCGAAAGAGTTTTTCGGTCAAGTCCATGAAATCTTGGTATGTCGCATAAGCCTGGTAGAATTCGATGGTCGTGAACTCGGGATTGTGCGTCGTACTCACCCCTTCGTTTCGAAACAGCCGCCCGATTTCATAAACTCGTTCAAAACCGCCCACCAGCAAACGCTTCAGGTGCAGCTCCGTTGCAATTCGCAAACTCAAATCTTCGTTCAACGCATTGTGATGCGTCATGAAAGGCCTGGCAGCAGCTCCGCCCGCAACATCGGATAAGATCGGAGTCTCCACTTCCATAAAGCCTTGAGCATCGAGAAAAGACTGTATTTTTCGAATCACTTTGGAGCGTGTCTGGAATATCTGACGCGTGTGTTCGTTCACGATCAAATCCAAGTAACGCTGACGGTATCGTTGTTCAACGTTGCTGAGCCCATGCCACTTTTCAGGCAGCGGCCTCAGCGACTTGGTCAGAATCTGAAAACGAGTGACCTGCAGCGAAAGTTCACCCGTTTTGGTCCGCATCGCAAAACCTTCCACACCGATGAAGTCCCCCATGTCAAGCCAACGCAACTGTTCGTAGGCTTCTCCTAAGGATTCTTTCTGAAAAAAAAGCTGCATGTGACCGGAGCTATCTTGAATCCGGTAAAAAGAGGCTTTCCCCAGCGAACGAATGGCCATAATGCGGCCCGACAGTTGATGCCGCCGGCCAGCCTCAGCCAACTCTTCGCGACTAAACGATTCGTATTGCTTGGCAAATGCCTCTAAACAATCCGAGGGTTTAAATGTATTATCGTAGGGGTTTTGGCCAATGGCTCGGAAATGGATCGCCTTTTCCAAACGCTCTTCACGGATACGCTGCTCGGTCATAAGACCACTCGCGTAAACCGTCAGTGCCGTGGAAGCAATACCTCCCTGCGAAGCATCAACGTTTATGATACGTTCTCACGGAAATGCCAAAGGTATTTCTTTAAGTCGACACGATGGTTCAGCACGACAACACCTTCCATTTTGAGTAGCTGTTTGTGCCGAATGCCGTTTTCGCTGAATTCCGCAAAAGGCAAGGTCCCATCGGATTTGATCACGCGTTGCCAAGGTAATTGATGCTTTTGGGTGCAGGTGTGCAAAAGCCAGCCAACCATCCGTGGCGCTCTTGGATTACCGGCTAGCCTCGCAATCAGGGCATAGGTCGCCACTTTGCCCTCTGGGATCGAATGGATCAACGAGATGGCGTTTTTTGAGAATTCGGTTTGAGTATTCATGAGACCTAAAAACTCCGTGATGAACCTCATTTTCCATACACCGAAACGAGCCCAAGTCCAACTGCATAGACCTCAGCCCTCAAGAAGGCTTCACGATCTGCATGCGTGGGCTTGAGGTTTCGAGCTTTCTGTTGCTATAAGCTTTGTGATGACAAAGCGCATACTGTTCGGTACCGACGGAATCCGTGGCCAAGCTAATTTTTATCCCATTACCGTCGAGGTCATGTTGGCTCTCGGCAAAGCACTCGGCTTTTGGGTCAAGCAAAACCCCAAAAACAAGCGCGGCCTCGTGGTCATTGGCAAGGACACCCGGTTGTCCGGTTACGCTTTGGAACAAGCTCTCTCCGCAGGTCTATGTTCCATGGGAGCAGACGTCCGGCTGCTTGGCCCTCTCCCCACACCTGCCATTGCACACCTCACGACTGCCTTGCAAGCAGACGTCGGGCTGATGATCTCGGCGAGCCACAACCCTTACGAAGACAACGGCGTTAAGATTTTTGGACCCGATGGCTTCAAACTTCCGGATTCCAAAGAACTGGAACTCGAACAACTCATCTTTCATCCCAGTTTTGAGACCACAAGCCAAATTGGCAAGGTCAAGCGCATCAACGATGCAGCGATTCAGTACATGGATTATCTTCTTTCTTTGGCCAATCCGGATTTTCATCTCAAAGGCCTCAAAATTGTTTTGGATTGCGCCAATGGAGCTGCTTACAAAGTTGCTCCTAGGCTGTTACACGAGCTGGGCGCAGAATTAATTATTTTGGGCGCTTCTCCAAACGGAACCAACATCAATCATGAAATTGGTGCACTTCACCCTCAATTCGCTCGTAAAATCGTGCAAGATACGGGAGCAAATTTAGGCATCGTGCTCGATGGAGATGCCGATCGCGTCGTTCTCATTGATGAAACCGGCCAAGTGATCCCGGGCGATACCTTGCTCGCTTTGGTTGCTCTATATCTTCAAACAGAAGGCCGCCTGACTCACAACACGGTGGTCTGTACCGAAATGAGTAATTTTGGGCTTGAGCAATCCCTTCATCAGCATGGGATTTCTGTTGAGAGAACAGCCGTGGGAGACCGTTATGTCGTCGAGCGCATGCGTCAAAAAGGCTATGCATTTGGCGGAGAAGAATCCGGTCATCTCATCTTCTTAGGCCATGGAACGACTGGAGATGGGCTTGCTGGAGCTTTATTGGCACTCAATCTTCTTCAAGAAAAAAAGCAAACGCTTTCCGAACTAAAAACTCTTTTGAAGCTCATGCCTCGCTCGATTCAGAATCGGCTCGTTCCTGCAAAGCCACCGCTTTCCGAGCTTCCTAAGTCGTCTGCACTGATTGCAAAAATCACGCACGAGTTGGGCGCTAGAGGGCGCATTTTGGTACGTTACAGCGGGACTGAAAAGAAATTACGCGTCCTCGTTGAGGGACCCGATTTGAGCAGCATCGAAGCCATGGCACAGGCCGTGGCAGACTCCGTGATTCAAGAAATCGAAGAACAGCTGAATTAAAAAAATAGCAGCACCCAAAGTGCTGCTATCAAGCTTAACGGAAACTTGAGCGAGGCTTAGAAGCCCATACCGCCCATGCCACCACCCATGCCGCCCATTCCGGCGCCTGGAGCAGCAGTTTCTTTTTTATCGTCGGACT of Myxococcaceae bacterium contains these proteins:
- a CDS encoding DUF1566 domain-containing protein yields the protein MKKMKCCFVIAACLSSVFLNVSDALAGYSQAVRDLWPREAYRDQTNQANRYRTFNYWPGTVFDTLTRLTWEQTPSEETFTWKEDKTLGSAQAYCAALSKAGLDWRVPNVMELQSLIDYSKKDSHRIHPIFSPDPEGQVYWTSVSFNGSSEVLGLRMDEGVLESLPIDSDRRVRCVSGFVNAMSLEYTNNPPGDIVAGNISRKIASERRIVLVTICFCDGITGLCWAPKSFPCLSHSEAVASCDRRTLLENSSPKELADAVKLIGITSWRLPSIKEVVTLVDYKSGKFRIHEAAQPLLEPKELYYWTSTPHEMDSDSFAVISLKDGSLSYVRSDFEDSSKCILARCVDHNIDRKIED
- a CDS encoding DUF1566 domain-containing protein, which codes for MAEKVGPRSWRLPSIKEVVTLVDYKSGKFRIHEAALPSLESKELYYWTSTPHEERPNSFAVISLKDGSLSFVKSDFEDRSKCMLTRCIDRK
- a CDS encoding DUF1566 domain-containing protein yields the protein MKISFFIFIFQTSFFLSGYAFDDSTNQPQRYLADKDDAVRDLFTGLIWEKTISSDKLVWSRDAEMGSAQAYCVSLSKADLDWRVPNVMELQSLVDYSEKNGRRIHPIFSSDAKSQVYWTSVSFKGYSEVLGLRMDEGVLESLSADSKQRVRCVSGFRNAMSFEYTNNTPDDLEAGNISVGIGPHDEIAKATICFCDSITGLRWAPKSFQCLSRSKAAA
- a CDS encoding PQQ-like beta-propeller repeat protein, with the protein product MIKNHFYFVFLLSFLSPLLAVARSGTVQWKHTFSDPAELGWAVAVSDQVYVGSLSGALYAIQAQSGLPAWGFNATDSLIFPATISEGSIYFTSRDGHLYALDSSTGNKLWSFEVEAWASSPVVNGSVVYVGSLDFSLYAVNASTGLKLWSFPTQRALFSSPAIYKNIVYITSMDQTLYAIDAGSHESLWSVNLEGFGSSPVVARDSVYVGLQEGEVFAFNATNGKLLWEFSADVSFQIPVLEKDRVLVFGSNDTLFALDDLSGEEKWQLNTSSYFLLAPSVFNSTLYLPVPSALVAFDLETKEELWTCRLQGTVSTAPVIRDGLIYVVYDFTLYAIKSDSL
- a CDS encoding DUF1566 domain-containing protein is translated as MGKVFKFKVFLVNVLYFSSSFGLLAQPWNYSAYEDGTHQSGRYAVEGESQNSFIVQDHFTGLSWEQSNTAGNVFWSSTAARGSAQSYCSRLRKGNYSDWRVPSVTELQSLMDYTRINAPMTNQEIFSDQANPLYWASAARANLSRVAWVFDFKSGSSIYVLLKHPDVSVHCVRGESMQPSERYVDEQNGLITETTKQIKDRVTGLVWERTPKRVCNWEMAKQYCHNLALGEYQWHLPSIKALTTLVDYSRIRPSINSDVFLKTRLDSYLSSTIFKNTRLVWTASFMSGDLDTETKMENLPVRCVRTGDE
- a CDS encoding ABC transporter ATP-binding protein — encoded protein: MNLELEQLSKSYFLRERKIVVLKDFSASVASGERVSIVGASGAGKSTLLHLIGTLDAPCSGEIRYDGQSLSQSTDAEWARFRNQKIGFVFQFHHLLPEFTALENVGMPLLFQRAPDRVSRSKQWLERVGLGNRWDHKPGELSGGEQQRVALARALVAEPQLLLLDEPTGNLDETTGAGIVRLIEELNQELGLTVLMVTHNPRLVWDKVWKLNDLT
- a CDS encoding ABC transporter permease, translated to MNEASAFQIVMGVAWGGGIGLILVVIGAFFYLFWGEGRWNPSFSSEAFVARRFMMAKRNHQAISMIGFISILAVMSACAGIILVMSVMNGFSTDFRDKILGANPHVMLMKYGHDFSDYPLVLEKTKRLKGVESAQPFVLGEGMLSSQYNMTGCVLKGIADESIASHGIVIGEEMAKTLRVFEGDAIRLVSPMGELGPMGLMPKTRTFKVVRLFKTGMYEYDSKFAYIALASAQSLFGLGMGVSGVEYRIDHPDEAAWVGEEIEKAAGAYPFYVRDWMEMNRSLFSALKLEKVAMFIILMTLLAMASLLILVTLILVVLEKGKEIAILKSMGATHVSVMKIFVIYGVSIGAVGTLLGTLIGIGGCWLLQKLGIGLDAEIYYISQIPVRMNPAEVSWVVFGSLVLSFLATIPPSLMAARLKPVEGLRYE
- the lysS gene encoding lysine--tRNA ligase, which produces MTEQRIREERLEKAIHFRAIGQNPYDNTFKPSDCLEAFAKQYESFSREELAEAGRRHQLSGRIMAIRSLGKASFYRIQDSSGHMQLFFQKESLGEAYEQLRWLDMGDFIGVEGFAMRTKTGELSLQVTRFQILTKSLRPLPEKWHGLSNVEQRYRQRYLDLIVNEHTRQIFQTRSKVIRKIQSFLDAQGFMEVETPILSDVAGGAAARPFMTHHNALNEDLSLRIATELHLKRLLVGGFERVYEIGRLFRNEGVSTTHNPEFTTIEFYQAYATYQDFMDLTEKLFRELALLVSEEAKIFWGEHEIDFKKPFRRVSIARLVGEHIGLSEQKVQELEQTKDVSWALQIAEGRCVTPNAPQKILEEHGMIGEDPVQNRNLALHLLYAVFEHEIEKTLIQPTFLLDFPVAVSPLARRRDSDAAVVDRFELFIGGMELANSFSELNDPVDQRERFEAQLRQRHAGNDEAHDMDEDFLTALEIGMPPAAGQGIGIDRLVMLLTNSASIREVVLFPKMRAR
- a CDS encoding MGMT family protein, with the translated sequence MNTQTEFSKNAISLIHSIPEGKVATYALIARLAGNPRAPRMVGWLLHTCTQKHQLPWQRVIKSDGTLPFAEFSENGIRHKQLLKMEGVVVLNHRVDLKKYLWHFRENVS
- the glmM gene encoding phosphoglucosamine mutase, with protein sequence MTKRILFGTDGIRGQANFYPITVEVMLALGKALGFWVKQNPKNKRGLVVIGKDTRLSGYALEQALSAGLCSMGADVRLLGPLPTPAIAHLTTALQADVGLMISASHNPYEDNGVKIFGPDGFKLPDSKELELEQLIFHPSFETTSQIGKVKRINDAAIQYMDYLLSLANPDFHLKGLKIVLDCANGAAYKVAPRLLHELGAELIILGASPNGTNINHEIGALHPQFARKIVQDTGANLGIVLDGDADRVVLIDETGQVIPGDTLLALVALYLQTEGRLTHNTVVCTEMSNFGLEQSLHQHGISVERTAVGDRYVVERMRQKGYAFGGEESGHLIFLGHGTTGDGLAGALLALNLLQEKKQTLSELKTLLKLMPRSIQNRLVPAKPPLSELPKSSALIAKITHELGARGRILVRYSGTEKKLRVLVEGPDLSSIEAMAQAVADSVIQEIEEQLN